The genomic window GGCTCGACGGCGACGCCCACTGTGCGCTGCGCGACTACTACGTGGCCCGCAGCGCGGTGGCGGGGCTGGTGTGGTTGTATTGCGAGCGCTTGAGCGGGCAGGCCTGCTGGTATCTGCATGGGCTGTATGCGTAGACTTCACCAGTACGGGTGGTGCCAAGAACGGCTGAGCCCACTGCATGGACCCGTGTGGTGTCGTGCAAAATGGAGCGCCGCAGGGGTCTGAATCAAGGTTCGAGTCCAAGCCGAAAGGCAAAACCCCCGGCACTTGCCACACTACAAGTCCATCACATGAAAATTAGCATTCACAAGTTGTCCCGTTCCATGGCGTTGGTCGCCATGGCATTTGCGTCAGTCCACTCGCATGCGGTCGACGCATTTGACTCCAAAGACGGGCTGTTGACTTTGGACAGGGTCAAGGTAGGCGGAACAACCTTCCGCAGCATTGTTGCGACCGTGAATGCCTACACGCTGGTCGGGGTGGCAGGCGGAGCACCCGTCGAAAATACCTTTGATACCACCACCAACACATTGGTGATGGGCGAAGTTGCACACGAGGGAGTGACGTACAACAACGTCACCGTAGTGCTCAGAACGTTTACCTTGCGCAGTTCGGGCAATACTGTCATAGGCAGTTCCACACTCGCCACGCATCAGTTCACGGGCGAGATGGCTGGCTACTTCAATGCTTTGAACCGTTACCGCACGCAGTGCGGCATTGAAGCGTTGGCCGAAAACACCGTATTGGATGGCATTGCCCCGTCGGTGGGAACGGCTACAACGCCCTCCACATTGGCCTCCGGCGCTGGTTACCCAAGCTGGTCAACGGTCGGCGCCGTATCGAGTACTTACCTGAGCAATTCAAGCAACGCGGCTTTGGTAGGGGAGTACGAACTGCAAATCGCCTTGATGGACCCGGCAGCCATGCTCACACTGATGCGTCCATACACACAGATTGGCATGGCGTCGAGTCTGGGCAATGGCGCAGTCAATCAACGGGGCGCGAAAGTCGTATTGGGCACGCCGGTATCGCGGAATATGCCAGGCGTGGTGACCTTCCCCTGCGCGAATACAACGGATATTGCACCCTTCGACCCCGCAAACACTGGCAGCGTCAGCTATGTAGGCCCCGTCTATGGACAGTTCAATGATGACCATCTTGTAACGGGGGCACAAGGCACGCCAATTGGCGTCTACGCGAATGTAGGTGTGGCGCTCACCTCTGCCACGGTTACCGCGCGTGGGGGCACGTCAGTGCCTGTGAAACTTAAATCAGGGACGATGGTGTATCCCACCGAGGGTTATGTATGGCCGCAAGCAAAGTTGCTGCCTAACACGACATATGACGTCGTGATTAACGGTACGTTGGGTGGAAGCTATAACTTCACCAAGCGCTTTGCGTTCAAAACAGGTGCAGCAATTCCCGAGCAAAATTTGCCGTAAGCGCCTCGCCCCACATTCGCTGCAACTGCCCCCGGTGTAGCTGCAGTCGCTCGGGTAGAGTCCCTTCTTGGGGACATGCCCGAGGAGGCGATGGGTACGTCAACTCCGTCTAACCCAACCGCAAAGCCGTCAACTCCCGTATCTGCGCCTCACCCGCCAGCCCCACACGCCCCTGCGTGATCAGCCCGCGCACCAGCTCCATATCCGGCGCCAGGCTGCGGTCCACCATCATGGCGGGTGACACGGAGCGCACAAGCTCCAGAATGCCTTCCAGCACGGGTGAGCTTTGCAGCGGGCGCAGGAATTCAATGCCCTGGGCGGCAGACAGCAGCTCAATGGCAACGATGTACTCGGTATTGCGCAGCATCTGCTGCAGGCGCCGCGCGGCGAATGTGGCCATGGAGACATGGTCTTCCTGGTTGGCGGATGTGGGCAGGCTGTCCACACTGGCGGGGTGGGCCAGGGATTTGTTCTCGGAGGCCAGCGCGGCGGCGGTCACGTGCACGATCATGAAGCCGGAGTTCAGGCCCGGCTCGGGTGTCAAAAAGGCGGGCAGGCGCGACACCACGGTGTCCACCAGCATGGCAATGCGGCGCTCGGTGATGGCGCCGATTTCGGCGATCACCACAGCCAGCGCATCGGCAGCCAGGGCCACGGGTTCGGCGTGGAAGTTGCCGCCCGACAGCAGTGTGGCAGATTCGGCAAACACCAGCGGGTTGTCGGTGACCGCATTGGCTTCGCGCAGCAACACGTCGGCGGCGTAGCGCATCTGGTCCAGGCAGGCGCCCATGACCTGGGGCTGGCAGCGCAGGCAGTAGGGGTCTTGCACGCGGTCGTCGCCTTCCAGGTGTGACTTGCGGATGGCGCTGCCAATGGCGAGTGCACGGTAGGCTGCGGCGCAGGCGATCTGGCCGGGCTGGCCGCGCACGGCGTGGATGCGGGGGTCGAACGGGCCGTCGCTGCCGCGGGCTGCGTCCAGCGTCACCGCGCCGGAAATGACGGCGGCTTCAAACAGGCGTTCGGTGGCCAGCAGGGCGTCGATGGCCAAACCGGTGGACACCTGTGTGCCGTTGATCAATGCAAGGCCTTCCTTGGCCGACAGCTTGATAGGCTCCAGCTTGGCCTGCGCCAGAGCGTCAGCGGCTGGCATGCGCTGGTCTTCAAAAAACACTTCGCCTTCGCCGATCAGCGGCAGGCACAGGTGTGCCAAGGGCGCCAGGTCGCCCGATGCGCCGACCGAGCCTTGGCAAGGAATCACCGGAGTGATGCCCAGGTTGTAAAACGCAAACAAACGGTCAATGACGATCTCGCGGATGCCGGAGTAGCCGCGCGCCAGGCTGGCCGCCTTCATCAGCAGAATCAGGCGCACCACGGGTTCGGACATGGGTTCACCCACACCCACCGCGTGGGAGCGCAGCAGGTTCAGTTGCAGGGTTTCCAGATCGGCCTGGGCGATGCGCTGGTTGGCCAGTTTGCCGAAGCCGGTGTTCACGCCGTAAACGGCATCGCCACCTTGGGCGGCCTTGTGCACCAGGGCCGCACTGGCGCGAATGCCGGGCCGGGCGGCGGGGTCCAGGGTCAGGGTGGTCTTGCTGGCATGCAGTTCGCGCAGCTGCGCTAGGGTCAGTTCGCCGGGTTGGATGTTCATGGTTGTGTGGGCTACGGTGTTGGAATCAAATGCTACAAAAATACTAGCTATAGGGCTATATTTGACGGGGGCTACGTGTGATTTTTACTTGAGCATCGGCAGGTTCAGGCCATTGTCGCGGGCGCTTTGCCGTGCAATGTCATAGCCTGCGTCGGCGTGGCGCATCACACCCGTGGCCGGGTCGTTGAACAATACACGGCCCAGCTTCTCGCCAGCCTCCGCCGTGCCGTCGGCCACGATAACCACGCCGCTGTGTTGCGAGTAACCCATACCCACACCACCACCGTGGTGCAAGCTGACCCAGGTGGCACCACTGGCCGCGTTGAGCAACGCGTTGAGCAGGGGCCAATCGCTGACCGCATCGCTGCCGTCCATCATGGATTCGGTCTCGCGGTTGGGGGATGCGACCGAGCCGCTGTCCAGGTGGTCGCGACCGATGACGATGGGGCCCTTCAATTCACCGCTCTTGACCATCTCGTTGAAGGCCAGGCCGGCCAGGTGGCGTTCACCCAGGCCGATCCAGCAAATGCGTGCGGGCAGGCCCTGGAAGGCGATACGTTCACCGGCCATGTCCAGCCAGCGGTGCAGGCCGGCGTTGTGGGGGAACAGCTCTTTCATCTTGGCGTCGGTCTTGCGGATGTCTTCGGGGTCGCCGCTCAGCGCCACCCAGCGGAAGGGGCCGACACCGCGGCAAAACAGCGGGCGCACATAGGCTGGCACAAAGCCGGGGAAGTCAAACGCGTTCTTCACACCCTGGTCGAACGCCACCTGGCGGATGTTGTTGCCATAGTCCACGGTGGGGATGCCCATGGCCTGGAACAGCAGCATGGCCTTGACATGGTCGGCGCAGCTGCGTGCGGCGGCGGCGGTCAAATCGGCGTGTTGTGCCGGGTCTTTTTGCGCGGCCTTCCATTGCTCCACGGACCAACCTGCTGGCAGGTAGCCGTTGATCAGGTCGTGGGCCGATGTCTGGTCGGTCACCAGGTCGGGGCGGGTGGCGGTGCCGGCCTTGCAGCGCTCGGCCAGCGCCGGCAAGATGCGCGCGGCATTGCCCAACAGGGCAATGGACACGGCCTTTTTCTCACTCGTGTATTTGGCGATACGGGCCAGCGCGTCGTCCAGGTCGGAGGCCTGTTCGTCCACATAACGGGTCTTCAGGCGGAAGTCGATGCTGCTTTGCTGGCATTCGATGGTCAACGAGCAGGCGCCCGCAAACGTGGCGGCCAAAGGCTGCGCGCCACCCATACCACCCAGGCCGGCGGTCAGCACCCAGCGGCCGCTCAGATCCCCGTTGTAGTGCTGGCGGCCAGCTTCGACAAATGTCTCGTAGGTGCCCTGCACAATGCCTTGTGAACCGATGTAGATCCAGCTGCCGGCCGTCATCTGGCCGTACATCATCAGGCCCTTGCGGTCGAGCTCGTTGAAGTGTTCCCAGTTGGCCCACTTGGGCACCAGGTTGGAGTTGGCAATCAGCACGCGCGGTGCGCCCTCATGGGTGCGGAACACGCCCACCGGTTTGCCGGACTGCACCATCAGCGTTTCGTTGGGTTGCAGCTTGCGCAGGCTGTCCAGGATGGCGTCAAACGCCGGCCAGTTGCGCGCTGCCTTGCCAATGCCGCCGTAGACCACCAGTTCGTTGGGGTTCTCGGCCACTTCGGGGTCCAGGTTGTTTTGCAGCATGCGGTAGGCCGCTTCGATCTGCCAGTTGGCGCAGGAGAGCTCTGGGCCGCGGGGTGCACGCACGGGGCGGGCTT from Rhodoferax sp. AJA081-3 includes these protein-coding regions:
- the hutH gene encoding histidine ammonia-lyase; protein product: MNIQPGELTLAQLRELHASKTTLTLDPAARPGIRASAALVHKAAQGGDAVYGVNTGFGKLANQRIAQADLETLQLNLLRSHAVGVGEPMSEPVVRLILLMKAASLARGYSGIREIVIDRLFAFYNLGITPVIPCQGSVGASGDLAPLAHLCLPLIGEGEVFFEDQRMPAADALAQAKLEPIKLSAKEGLALINGTQVSTGLAIDALLATERLFEAAVISGAVTLDAARGSDGPFDPRIHAVRGQPGQIACAAAYRALAIGSAIRKSHLEGDDRVQDPYCLRCQPQVMGACLDQMRYAADVLLREANAVTDNPLVFAESATLLSGGNFHAEPVALAADALAVVIAEIGAITERRIAMLVDTVVSRLPAFLTPEPGLNSGFMIVHVTAAALASENKSLAHPASVDSLPTSANQEDHVSMATFAARRLQQMLRNTEYIVAIELLSAAQGIEFLRPLQSSPVLEGILELVRSVSPAMMVDRSLAPDMELVRGLITQGRVGLAGEAQIRELTALRLG
- the hutU gene encoding urocanate hydratase, which gives rise to MATTSPSPFSDAKARPVRAPRGPELSCANWQIEAAYRMLQNNLDPEVAENPNELVVYGGIGKAARNWPAFDAILDSLRKLQPNETLMVQSGKPVGVFRTHEGAPRVLIANSNLVPKWANWEHFNELDRKGLMMYGQMTAGSWIYIGSQGIVQGTYETFVEAGRQHYNGDLSGRWVLTAGLGGMGGAQPLAATFAGACSLTIECQQSSIDFRLKTRYVDEQASDLDDALARIAKYTSEKKAVSIALLGNAARILPALAERCKAGTATRPDLVTDQTSAHDLINGYLPAGWSVEQWKAAQKDPAQHADLTAAAARSCADHVKAMLLFQAMGIPTVDYGNNIRQVAFDQGVKNAFDFPGFVPAYVRPLFCRGVGPFRWVALSGDPEDIRKTDAKMKELFPHNAGLHRWLDMAGERIAFQGLPARICWIGLGERHLAGLAFNEMVKSGELKGPIVIGRDHLDSGSVASPNRETESMMDGSDAVSDWPLLNALLNAASGATWVSLHHGGGVGMGYSQHSGVVIVADGTAEAGEKLGRVLFNDPATGVMRHADAGYDIARQSARDNGLNLPMLK